ACCCGAACGTGTTGCGGCTCTTCATTCAGGGCCGCTCGGCGGCGAGCCCCCAGATCCTCAACGAGGGCCGCGGGATCACGTTGGCGATGGCCGACATGTTCGACAACGAGCTGCGCGAAATGGAGCTCGACCACGCGGCGTTCGAGCTGGCCGCGCATGCGGCCTTCGGTTCGGCCGCGTCGGCCACCGAATGGTGGCTGGGCCCCGACCCGCAAAGCGCGCGCCGCATGCCGCACGACCAGTTCGTCGCGCATCTGACGACCATCATGGTCGGGGTCATCGTCGGCACCGCCGAGGTGCTCGGCATCACGATGGACCCCGATCAACCTGTTCACAGCGTGGTACCCAGCAACCCCGCGGCGAGCTGAGCCACCGCGGCGCTGAACC
This genomic interval from Mycobacterium sp. SMC-2 contains the following:
- a CDS encoding TetR/AcrR family transcriptional regulator — protein: MVRIPRPPHPSVKPGVKVDARSERWREHRKKVRGEIVDAAFRAIDRLGPELSVREIAEEAGTAKPKIYRHFHDKSDLFQAIGERLRDMLWAAIFPSIDLKTDSAREVIRRAVDEYVNLVDQHPNVLRLFIQGRSAASPQILNEGRGITLAMADMFDNELREMELDHAAFELAAHAAFGSAASATEWWLGPDPQSARRMPHDQFVAHLTTIMVGVIVGTAEVLGITMDPDQPVHSVVPSNPAAS